gtgtgtgagagtgagtaagtgtgtgtgtgtgtgtgtgtgtgagtgagtgagtgtttgtgtgttggcatACACTGATGATTATGCTTTTTGCGTACGTGTATCTGTAAAAATGTTGAAACACTTCCATATTCACGCTAATTAAACAGCAGCCAGTTGCATTTGGCAAATCTGCTTTGAGGAACAAAAACCTATTTGGATCTCATTGATACTGAATATGTTTGATCCGCTATGGGTATTTGTTAATGCGTCTAATGTATGGGACTTTGGCATGGTCATAACAGTTTTACACTCAATTGAAAAGATAGCATGCAGAGGCTTTtggctcttcatctctccttcaccctcttcattctctctctctctgtgtgtgtgtgttgtgtgactccATGTGTGGGAGGAGAAGTGACGCGAGACTCTGAAAAGCCTAGTTaccactcacagagagaggttgagaatGTGGTGTTGTAGTGCTTATGCCAGGCTAATCGTTCTGTTTTTCGAAACGATGAAAAGAGGGTGCTCCCCTGCCAGCCAGTGCAGCCCTTCTGAAATGCCACGAggctccctcttcatctccggATTAGGCAGCGGCCGAGCCAGAGCGCCGATCGATGCTCTGGAGGGGGGCTCTCGAATGTCGGAGGGTGAAGGGGAGCCATGACTCCATTTTGTCTTCGTACTCCTGAGTCTGGGCCGTGGAGAGTAACAGACTGGCGTGTTATGCCTTGTAATTGGATGTTTTCTCTGATACCCACCACGAGTGTTTGAGTTCTGAGATTAATTATGGTTGTAGTTGAGCTGTTAAGTGTTTCACTGATGTTTTCCACATGCAGCAATTGAGGAAAAGACACACTTGGGTACGGCTGGTAAAAAATGGTGTACAGAGTCCATATTTGAAGCCAAGACAAGTAATTACTAAGATTCTGGAGTCCCAGGTTGTCAGAATTTTCATCTATTCCATTTCTTTTTGATCGTGCCAGACTTTTGAGTCATCAGCCAGAATAAATAGAAGCAACCTTTTTAGTGTGCCTCCCATCTTAGTGTTCTGACATGCTTCAGTGTGGCTCCTGTACAGGTTGTATCTACCCTACTCTGGACCCACCCAGCACCCATCATTCCATTCCATATGTCTGACATGTGCAGATACAGGGTCTACTTCAactcagttcagttcaggttTATTGGTGCCCTGCAGTCTGAAGTTGGTATCAATCACAAAGTGGATCTATTATGTTTTGTTAAATATTTCGGCGCTATACACTGTTCCATTTTATAGCAATGTCCTAATGCACAGTTATATTCTTGTAATGAGATGGACATTATTTTCAATAATACTGACACAGAGGCCTAATATCAGTATTATTGAAAATATGTAGGGCATGTCATTGCCAGAAGGGTCCTACTCTGTAATGCAGAATACCTATGAATTATGAATAGAATGGTAAGAGTTTGAACACTGACCAGGCATCCTGTAATAATGGCCCTGTCTACCTCAGGTGCACTTATGCATTTCAGCTTGGatatgtgatgatgtgtgtgtgtgtcactaatgtgtgtgtgcactaatgTGTGTAAAGACTTTGTTAAGAGCACTATAGAACCTAGACACCCATTTCCTGTCAGTGGACCTTGACACACCTTGACACACCTTGGTCAGGCATTTTGTCATAGAGTGGAaggttttcaaatgtatcattTTATCCCTCATACAGTATCTATATGGAAGAAGAGGTAAACTTCAAATGTATATTTGGTCCTGGGAATGAATAGGATAGCCAGATAATAGAAGTAGAGCTGTTGGGATCTTCCTGCTGGTAGAACAGACAAAGCACCCAGTTATTATTGCACATGACCTATATTCTGTATCGCCAGGGGATGCAGGGTTGGAAAATTATATGGAAAAAAGTGGCATACTTCCAGGAAGCTGTCTGTGTCGTCATCATGGGGCCAGACAATGTCCTGTCGCATATgcatctccttccctctttctcttttgtcctccctctctctggtctacctctcctctcctctcctcttctctcctctcctcttctctcctctcctctcctctcctctcctctcctctcacgccctgttcctctcctttcctctcctctcctctcctctcctctggcagGAATAAAAAAGATGAATCTGAGatacagaaggggaggggggatggtcTGCAGTGACTTGGGGGATGATGTCACCAGTCCTGCTGTGGCTGCTCATTGTCTATAAATGAAGTCTGATGCAAACCACCCTATTATTTGTCAGAGAAAAGAAATAGATAAAGAGAATGTGACTGTATCTGCTTGTTCACAGGAGGTTCTGAAGATGGACTCCATAATCAGAATACTGGTGTTAAGCATGCTGGTCCACGCAGGTGAGCAACGTTACCCAAATAAAAATGATGCAGGCACTGTAGTGGCACTGAACATGATATCATTCATGAATGAAAAATTTAAAAAACTATTATTGTATCCATGATTTCCCCTCTGCAGCAACCAGGCCAGCCTGCTGACAACTGTTTCAGCTATATTGCTTCGCCTACACTATACAAAATGCACTGTCAACATAACTGTTGCCAGTGAGTTACTGCATTGCATTACTGCTGGTATTATACTCTTTGTCACCGGCCAAATACGTACCACAAAGCACTGATACCATAGCAGGTGTATCACTGATATAAAATATGAGCATTCTACTCTATGGCAAACAATATATCTCTGTTAACTCCAGAATAAgatgtaaaaagaagaaatatATGGTCTTTAGGACGCCCAAACCATGACTATATAAAATCCAATTCAATATAGCTATAAAATTCTCTGATACTACCATTTTTACTACCACTAAGTCTTTTTTTCTTGTAAAATGTTACACCAACAGCAAAAAGGAGGTTTTCTTGAGTGTAGATAGTTCTTTTAGATGGATGGTGATCGGGTTTGCTTGATGCAGTGATctgaaggcagagagaggggttgtCGTCccaggaggctgagagagacacaggggagTCTTTGCACAGTCTGGATTCAGTTGGGTGTGACTGCGGGGCCAAAACTAGCCCACTGGTCCAATATGTCAGCCCCTTGAATATTTAATGAATCGTCTTCAGTTGTTCTACAGCAGGTTCCCCTATTAATAGAGGAGTTGTAGGTCAAACGTAAACACACAGTAACAGTAATTGTGATTTGGTGTAATGCATTTATACTCACAAAGTTAGTGGAAATGTATATTTGCGCctataaatgttaaaatgtACATAGGATCCACATCCTATGAAGTGGAATGGGAGTTCATTGAAGGTTCATTGGGTTTATTACATTGTACTGAATCAGTATGTTCTCTTTCAGCTCACTCTGCACCAGTACCAGGTGAGTCCTCATGtcctctccttgtctttcaTATTTGTATAAAGAATCTCATTCCTGCCTGTGCAGCTACCATGTCCTCTGTCTCACAATCTCGTCTCCCCATTATTCTCttccttgctctccctctctcctcatcctcaacACTCAATGCCCTCATCTGTGCCTCACCTCcgcctccctcttctctttcagcTCAAGAGGAGTCAGTCGTGTTTTTTGGGGAGGACTTCCACATTCTGCTCCCCCAGGGCTTGCCTGATGTGGTGTTCCATCCCACGGTGGGTGCGGCGCGTGGGGAGGTGGTCCTAATGAAGGCCGGGGCGGTGCAGGGCCCGCGGGCCAAACTGAACCAGCCGCTTAGCCACTTCATCCTGGAGAATGTGGGCGAGAGTGACGAGGGGCTCTACACCGTCACGTCCCTGGACCCCGTGGACAACAGCACAGTCACTAAGTCCATTACACTCATTGTGAGAGGTAAAGACCTCCGGCCTTGAGCAGACAGCAAAGATATCCTGCCCTGCTATGCAAACATATCAGTGTTTTAGTACAGTCCAAGTCCCCAGGTAATGTTCATTGGAGTCCAGGTAACTACAGGATTCTGAGAGTGACATGGACAAAGGCGACAAACACAAGtgtgcagaaaataaataattcccATTACAGCACTATTGAATGTCACTCAAGAATTCAGTGCTTTAAATGAACCACACAGACAGCTTTTGTGTAACTTATTAAAGACAcacattgaaattgaaatgtgaAATTGAAAAGCTACAACTGTTATTTGAACACCTTGATTGTTTATCGCAATTAAGGTTAATGAAGTAAAACCCTGCATGCTAACCCTGCATGCACCtttatgtccctctctctctttctcactctctctctctctctttctcactctctctctctctttctcactctctctctttctctctctctctctttctcactcactctctctctctctctttctcactctctctttctcactctctctctctctctctttctcactctctctctcactctctctctctctctcactctctctcactctctccctctctatctcactctctctctctctttcttgtgtaCTCctccaaagaaaaagagagacctTCATTTAAAAACCAAACCTAATCCAAAATGATACAAAGGACACTGGCATTTCCCCCAAGGTGTCTACAAAGCCATCTGGGTATTTCTGATAATGCTACGACCCCCTGCCATCTCTTAGGAATTTAACGTGCAATGCCACATGCCAATTTTAGCAGTAGTTTCAGAGAATCCAAGTGTCTTCTTCCTTAACTTTCTCCTTATCTTTGTGTTTGCCTGTAATCTCTTTCCGTCTCTGTCTGTTGATGTCAATCGGTTCTAGCGCTATCTCTTACGCTTTCAATCTGTCCATTATTCTCTTAGACTGTTCTAATGAGGATAATGTGAAGTTTGGAGAGAACTTCAAAATTGCGCTTGCTGGTGTAACCGCCCCCATCTCGGTCGAGTTCCGGCCCATCGCCGTTGAGGCAAACCAGACGTCCCGACCAGCTCTGGTTCTCATGAACCAGGAGGAGTACCAGGCAGGCTATGAGAACCGCATCAGCGTCACTGAAAGCGAGGTCACTCTTCAGAGTGTCATAGGAGCTGATGAGGGCTCTTACACCATTCTGGATGCTGATGGGAAAATTCAGAAGAAGGTGTGCCTAAATGTTAAAGGTGAGGACGGAGTGAAGAACTCTTTTCACCTATAAAGGGCATGGAAGTGAAATGGAGCTAATAGAAGTGAAACAGAGGTGGCCTCTTCAAGGGACTTGAGAGATGCCTCAAAACATTCTGTTTAACAATTTTGAGATTTGCTGCTCTCTCTTTGCACTTGGCACTGGTCAGACCCCAATCCACACAACCGAACATCTCttaatcattctctctcttctttctgtgttTCAGAGCTTCAGATCTTTAATACCGTGCCTTATGGAGGCACTCTGAAGTTCAAACTGATCCTGAACAGCTCCCAGGTGCGCCTGGTCTACAAATCCCGGGTGATCATGGACAAGGGCGAGTTGGTGATTCCAGAGGACCTGGGTCTGCAGGATCGCTTCTCTGTGGACGGCCTTCTCTGTGTTCTGGAGAGTGTCAAGGGCAGTGACACTGGAGTGTTCCAGATCACAGATCTGGATGGCTTCACCATCGCTAATGTCTACTTGGCAGTGGAaggtagaaatagaaaagaacagaaaagcctttgttgcatacaacgaaatgtGGAGcttataacacaacaacaacatatagcACAACAATAGTACTAAACTATAGTTAAACTACAGCTAAAACTATAgctaaaaaaaaagtacaaatagttaaaaaatatatatgttgagagttcaacaaagtgcaGTGGCATAGATTGCACGTACTTGGTACTTGGTATTGGTCAGTCTGTGGAACTGTCCACAGTCCAAAAAGGTGCCAATAGAACTTTGGTtctgctctcttttttcttttcttttaagaaCTCATGGATGTGATTCCTCCTAATATTCATATGCTGATGCCCATGTCCTTATGCTCTGTTCAGTCTGTTCAGATGCAAATTCCCTGAACTTAAGTTTTCTCCAGGAAATCTAAGTTTCAATGATACCCTGCCCATAAGTTTAGTATCCTAGAGAAAAGCTTTCAAAAAGTAGAACTCCTAGCAGTCCTAGCAGTGTCCTTGCCAGTCTTGGCATTTTCCTTAGTTGAATCTTGTCTTTggctctttcctcttcctcactgcaCAAACTTTCCTTATCCCTTTTTCCACCTTTCctactgtctttctctctcagcctttAAGCTGCCGCCACTGTTTGTGGCCATCATTGCCCTGATATccctggtggtgctgctgttgcttgtgtgtctgcttgcCTGTCTGTTGAAGATACGCAAGCGAGCAGATAAGTCCCGGGCCCTTGAAAAGCTTGCCAAGGATGCAGGGAATGAGGAGGGTGATGCCTTCCGACAGGTGGGTGTTCTCGTTTTTATTTGTTGATTCTCTGCGATAACAAATATGAGTGGACATATACATTTTTCTTAATGTTAAATCCCATCCATAAAAAAGAATGCCAAGATAAAAGACTAACAGTACAGGCTATTGTAGTTTTTCTCGATTGGTTTAGCATATTTCCCCAAGGCATTCTTAACAATTTCAAAACAATTAGTGCATTCTCTCATAACAGCTCATGCACACAGTCTAGCAATACACTATGGGTTACCTAGATAAGCCTGTAGGTAAGGTGCTCTCCACTACAGTTCTTTGAGCCACTCCCAAATCAGAATATGATAATGATGCCAATAGGTTCCTGGAGGAAATTAGATCTGAAGATTTCCAGTAAAAGGGTTTTTTGAGAAGAGGTTGTTAAATTCGCTTACAAGGACTGCACTGACGCATTTACAGAGAAGAGGcacatgtataatatatataaagttACTGCAGTACCCTTCGCTACAAATTCTGTCTTAAACGGTGCACTGGTTAACTTACTATGGTAAAACTTAGCCGCGAGGCCTTAATAGTATGCATTCGCGTTTGTACCGCGACCCCATACATTCGTGAACTAGCGGTCACATTCCATGAACGCATGCTACTGCACAAATACCACTAGCAATGGTAAACCAGCAACggcaataaaaaaacaagtaCACTAAATAGATAATCCACAAGAAAACAACCGGCCATCATTCTCATTCAAATTGACTCTCATTGAAATCCACTACTGCAATGTTCCCGGATTCGTGGACACACACGAGAGGTGACATGAGTCGAGTGGTGCATGCATGTAGCGGGCTGCTCACGTGTACAGCCTTTGGACCAAACCCTCCGTCCTTTGTTGAAGATGTTATAAATGTCTGAAATGAAACATTCCTACATGGTTGTGTCCAGGTTGTAATATACATCAGACCAATTTCCATTCTATCTGTTTCTTAATTTTGGCAGGTGGTCAAAGAAGCCTGCAAACAGGTTGACGACACCACCGTTCAGTCCCTTAAGGAGGACATCACAGAGAAGTCCCAGAGCACAGAGGTTAGCATTAAGGTAGGTTCAGACATCCTCTGGAGTCCAGGCTAGCTTTTGAATTCTTTGTGAGATTAAATCTTTTAAGGTACAATTGCACCTCCCATCCGACAAACACTAACAATCTTCTTTGTTCTTTTTCACAAAAGGGATTGGAGGTGTCCTCGAAGGAAGTAACTGGCTTTGACAAGAACCTTGAGACCAGTGACTCCGGAGTTGGCTTCAACACCACTGCCCTTCCTTTGGACAGTGACACAGAGGCACCTTCTGCACCCATCCATGACTCTGATGCCCTGAGCACCTCAGCTGCTACTGAAGCCAAGCCCGCCCCAACCTTAACACCCGAGCCCAAACCAGCTCCTCCACCAACACCTGAACCTAAAGCGTCTCCGCCACCCCAACCTAAACCAGCTGTAACCCCAACACCGGAGCCCAAATCCTCCCCACCCCCTGAGCCCAAACCAGCTGTAACCCCAACTCCCGACCCTAAACCGGTTATAATACCAACTCCCGAACCGAAGTCAACCGCCCCTAAGTCTCCTGCACCCGAGCCCAAGGCAGTTCCATCTGAGGCCAAGCCAACCTCTACTCCACCTCCTGAACCCAAGGTAGCCATGACACCTCCTCCTGAGGCTAAACCAGCTGTTTCTCCAACCCCTAAATCCCCAGCCCCTGAACCCAAGCCGAGTCCCACTGCAGCAAAACCTGCGGATGAGAAACCAGTTGCTGCCCCACCTCCACCTGAAGTTAAACCTCCTGTATCACCATCTCCAGACCATAAGCCAATGACACCAGAGTCAAAACCTGCTGCAAGCCCTGATCCAAAGCCTGCACTTACACCAGCTCCTGAGCCCAAGCCTGCCGTGACCCCAACCTTGGAGCCCAAAGCACCCACCCCAGACCCTAAACCAGCTTCAAGCCCAACACCTGACCCTAAGATAGCTGTGTCACCAGCTGAAGACTCCAAACCCACCACCAATGGCACACCTGAGCTAAAATCCGATAGTGGATCCTCAGCTCCAGGACTGGATCTCCTGGGCAGTGAATCCCCCAAAATCACCCCTCCAAAGAGTCCTGAGACGGGGATAAGTCTGGTGAAAGCTCCCCCTCCGGCAGATGTGAGCTCTGATGGAGATGCTGCACCAGTGACCAATGACAGCGCACCGTCAGCCActgaggaggccgccaccaccTGAGGAAAAACAGGCTTTCACTATCCCCTCCTTAGGAACGCTATCCTGTCCTGAATACCCATTTATGACTTAAGACAATCCAAACACTCTACTAAATGACAACGCCATCATCACAGATCCTGGGGAAGGGACTTTtcaacacatataaacactttTGTGCTTAACCAACGTAGCTCATGTCTCACCTATTACTCACTCAGAGGGAAAATATTACTTCATCTCCCGGTACTTATGCATCAAGTTACACAAACGCTGACACCATAGTgaccatctttctttttttgttgatattgcTGGAAGATACAACAATTTCCTGCCAACCCATCCCCTCCACCTTGGGGAACAGCCTATATGCATGCACATAACTTCTCATTGGAACTGGGGCACAGGACATCACTGATAGTCTAGAGTAATACAGTGCAGAGCCTATTGTTCATATGTGGGACAAGAATGATTAATTATACTCCTTCACTCATTGACCTAAGTTAATGACACCAGTAATGGTCTCAATGGCTCACTGATCAAGAGAATGAAAAGGATACATCATCTCTATAAGGCCAGGAGACCTACAGCAACCACACCCAAGATTCACAAGTGGACTTCAGAAACAGGGGCAAGCATGGCTGTTCAAGTTTATAGCATCTGCATGACCGGAAATCCCCTTATCAGGACCACTCTGTGTCTTATCATCCTCTCTGGCTGGACCGCCAACAGACTGAACTAACAACTGGAACATTCCGTGTGAATCTGAGATCCTGGTCGTTCAGCATTGAGACCAAACCCTCTCAGATGCATCAGAAGCACCCAAAGATGAGAGAGCCTCAACCTTCCTCTCAGCTTTGATATTTACTCTACATGGCCTTTTGATTTCCTGCTATACATCTCTTAGCTGTGTACTAGTTCCTACCAGCAACCATATAAATTGGATTTTTGCCCATATATGCATGCATAGAAATCCACAGTGCTCTCAGAGCGAAGACCAGCAGTTATATAGAGAATTCAAAGAAAAAGCTTTTTTTCTTAATGTCACTCCGGAGGATGCGGTGAGTAAAGAAATTGATTTGTATAGGAATGGCTCCAAAACGCCCCCTGTTCTAAAAGGACATTGTATGTTACATCCTCTAACTCCAAGGTGTACACCCATAAGGAATAATGTATTCTCTCATATGTACAGTCACGTTTGGTCAGATTCAGATCACAAAGAATGTTAAAGAATGTTTTATTATTCATGATGGAAATCAATGCCTGCTGCAATCGCATAGTCATTTGGAAACCCTGACACCTAGTCTATCGTATGTTGTTGCCTATAGCCTGAAAGGGACTTTACACATGGTGTTTACACATGGTGATAATGTAACAGTGACAGTATTATTaatgtaattaattaattaattgttcTTGAATCTTCGTCATGTAAAGTTCTATGTGAAAATCCACTGCTATGGATGACCAGAAGAAGGATGATCAGCTGACAGAAATGTCAACCTCTCATGGCGTGTCCTGGTTATGTTGCTGATAAATTCTCCTGGAACCAGTCATGACAGGTGCCTGGTGATTTGGCCGACTCCCTTCTCTGCTGAAGCGCTGGGGTCAGAGGAAGTTTACAGGTAGTCTTCTACCAGAGGAGTAAAGCCTCTCATTCACGTCTCAAGCCGAGATCAAGCGAGTCCAGCTAAGTATCTGTGCAGAAAAAAGCACAAAATTTAAGAAACTGTCAATCAATTAAAACGATCCAGAGAGCCCAAAACATAATGCTACAGATATACTCTGTGAATTTGTGAACTGCCTACTTTTTACCTTTATATTCACAGTTTTAATATGAGCATCCAAAATCAAAATCAATTTAAACCCAAAGCCATAAAACATCTCTAAACAGCATGCATTATAATGTAGATAAAATGTCAAAGAATCACAGTGTTTATAGTGCCTGTTACAGGTTTTGTATTATCACTGGTATGTACATGACATATTATGGAGACAGATTATGTAAGGAGATATCACACTTTACATCTACAGAAATGAACTCATGTAGGCATAGGTAAATCCCAGAAAAATATCCTATTattatatgagagagagagaaatgtggagAGAGGGAACCGCTCAGCCCATGGTGTCTGTGCCCTGGGACATAGTTGGTGAATAGGAAAATCTTCAGTGTTATCGTTTCCCATTTAAGCAATACAAAATGTAGTGATTGTATagacccactctctcacacacacacacacacacacacacacacacacacacacacacacacacacacacacacacacacacacacacacacacacacacacaaataaaacactggTGTATTCCTCTTTATTGTATATATTGCATGTGTATAGCTAATGTGGTTCCGTCACTCAAAAGATGATTGTGTTTGCTGTATGAAATGGTCGTAGTCTTTTACAATTTGACAGAAGTCCCCCAAAAGTTGACTCGACCCTGTGATTACTTCACTTGTATGCTTACTGATGTAAAAAACTGGTGGAAGTGACAGTAATGCACACATTCTTTCCTTCactaaacagcaacaacagcaactgTGTGATGTTAAAGACAACAGCCCAATTATAAGTTGGTTGTTTATTAGTCAGTAGATGCTAGTGTTTATTTGTGTAATTGTCACCACAATTGCAGATTGTACACCCACCTATTGAAAGTCCTATCGGGTCCTAGTCGTTCTATAGTCACCACAGAAATGCATCCAAAATGGCAGTTTAGAACACCGCATGAGCACAACATGGCCACCTTAACAACAGTTGTGCTGTTACAGTTTCAGTATTTGTGCCCTTGCGTAAAGTGTGTGCTGTCGGATTGGTGTGTGTTCCCAGGACAAGAAGTGCTCACCATATGGcttatgtgtactgtatgtctgtgcgtgcattTTCAGTATGTGCCTGTTGGTTGACTGTATgcttgtatttgtctgtgttggataatgtgtgtgtatgtacagtatgtatgtaccagtgtgtgtttacagtgaaaATCTGCTGTGGAAATGTAGGCGATGTGTGTTTACTACTATCAGCTTTACATCACAACCCATCTTCTTGGAGGTAGTGTGTCCCCGTGTCCTTGATAACCATCTGAAATGACCCCCAGCGAGATCATCTGACACTTGTTTCCTTGAAATGAGACTGGGAACTTTTACGTCGAGATTAACATATATTGGCGGTTAACTGTTAAGAATATGGTTTACATCATGAATGACCCAAAAAGTGTGACTTCTAAAGCAATCGCTGCCGTTTATAAACACTCCCAAGGTGCTCTGGAGGATATATACGTTAACGCTACTTTGTCTATAAAAAGAATACATTCGGCAGGCTTCTTCTGTAAATGCATTCAAAGCTATTTTATGCATAGTTGTGTAGAGTGTAAATGCCATTGAAATGTTTGAGAACTGTAGGCTGAAATTATTGCTTGCTTCAGTGTGGCAATGTTAAGTGAGATAGCTTGTGACTCATCATGAACGTTCAGTTATCACAGAGAAATGGCTATGTTATGAGTGACTCAGTACTGGGCATCAGTCCTGACTGTAACTGTAAATGGTTGGTgtaggtgtgggggggggggatcctatGAGTGTTTGAAAATGAACTGAGGGCTGTGTCTGTCATAATCACTCTATATGTTCAAGGGTTTAAGCCAAGGCTGCCCATACTCAGTAATGGGTGCTTCTGTGAGTGTAATGAGCCATTTGAAGTCATTCACTGATGTGAATGAGACTCATTTCAGCCATGTGCTGGGATGATATGGAATAGAATTGTAAGAATTTGAGTTTTTGGAAATATATATGGAAATATATCAAGAGTAGTGGCAGTCTTGTTTTAAGCTCTGGAACCTCTGATTGGCTCCACTCTGGGCTTGGTTTGATACTATCCCACACCTGCATGAGGTCGTCTCTGGCATTTGTTTTGCACTTCTCTGTATGAACAATCTCAGAACCTCCCACCGCCCttgacccccccgcccccacctccCGTTGCCGTCTCAACTTCTGTGTCGTTTTACAGTTTGCTGATCTCTGTACTCTCCTTTTTGCACAACGCAACAAACACTTAGACGTTTTATAAAGAAAAGATTGTTTTCTTTATGTCATgtctaaaaataataataaaagtgcGCAACTGAattttgaaaacaaaacccagtctctgtttgtgtctcatTCATTCTTAATGAGGTTCTTGAAGTCTGAAGGCCatgcagggtgagagagagagagcactatcAGCAGGACTGTCAGTCATGACTGATTTCATTGTCCCCTGAGGGATTGAATCTATTGATTAAAGAACTTGAGTAGCCAAAGACTCTGTTCTTCATGGGACCCTTACATGGAATTGTGACACTGCAAGATGTTGCACTAGATGTGTTATGCACTGTAGAAATATCAGACTCTagccccttttctctctcacccactgaaCATAAAACTGAACATTCAGATCACTGTTTATATCGATACAAGTGACAcactgtgcgcacacacacacacacacacacacacacacacacacacagaaagatgaaatcagacacacacacacacatggtctccAGCCCTCATAGAATGTTAGCTGAGCTCTTGGCTAAGgtaggcagccattttgtttatctctctatcgctctctccctccatctctctccctgcttgcCAGTCCTGTCCGTCTCCCTCCATCAGTATCAGTCAATGTCACTTTACTTTATTTGCTCTCT
The DNA window shown above is from Clupea harengus chromosome 11, Ch_v2.0.2, whole genome shotgun sequence and carries:
- the si:dkeyp-77h1.4 gene encoding actin cytoskeleton-regulatory complex protein pan1, which encodes MDSIIRILVLSMLVHAAHSAPVPAQEESVVFFGEDFHILLPQGLPDVVFHPTVGAARGEVVLMKAGAVQGPRAKLNQPLSHFILENVGESDEGLYTVTSLDPVDNSTVTKSITLIVRDCSNEDNVKFGENFKIALAGVTAPISVEFRPIAVEANQTSRPALVLMNQEEYQAGYENRISVTESEVTLQSVIGADEGSYTILDADGKIQKKVCLNVKELQIFNTVPYGGTLKFKLILNSSQVRLVYKSRVIMDKGELVIPEDLGLQDRFSVDGLLCVLESVKGSDTGVFQITDLDGFTIANVYLAVEAFKLPPLFVAIIALISLVVLLLLVCLLACLLKIRKRADKSRALEKLAKDAGNEEGDAFRQVVKEACKQVDDTTVQSLKEDITEKSQSTEVSIKGLEVSSKEVTGFDKNLETSDSGVGFNTTALPLDSDTEAPSAPIHDSDALSTSAATEAKPAPTLTPEPKPAPPPTPEPKASPPPQPKPAVTPTPEPKSSPPPEPKPAVTPTPDPKPVIIPTPEPKSTAPKSPAPEPKAVPSEAKPTSTPPPEPKVAMTPPPEAKPAVSPTPKSPAPEPKPSPTAAKPADEKPVAAPPPPEVKPPVSPSPDHKPMTPESKPAASPDPKPALTPAPEPKPAVTPTLEPKAPTPDPKPASSPTPDPKIAVSPAEDSKPTTNGTPELKSDSGSSAPGLDLLGSESPKITPPKSPETGISLVKAPPPADVSSDGDAAPVTNDSAPSATEEAATT